In Paenibacillus protaetiae, the genomic stretch GTTCATACGAGAAGTGCATGATTTCCGGATCGTTTACAAAAATAACCATAGTAGGCGGTTTTGTCGCCACTTGGGTCACGTAATTAATGCGAAGCCGTTTACCTTTATCTGTTGGAGGCGGATTAATCGCTACTGCATCCGAAACGACATCATTCAGCAGATGCGTTTGAATACGAAGCGAATGCTGCTCCGAAACATGGTTCACAACCGGCAGCAGCTTATGCAGCCGCGACTTCGTCAAGGCGGACAGGAATACGACCGGCGCATAACTCATAAACAAAAAATGATCGCGGATCGTTTGCTCAAACCGCTGCATCGTTTTATCGTCTTTTTCCACAACATCCCATTTATTCACGACAAAAATAGAAGCTTTGCCCGCTTCATGCGCGTATCCGGCAATATGCTTGTCCTGCTCGATAATGCCTTCTTCGCCATTGATTAACACCAATACGACGTCTGCACGTTCAATCGCTTTCAAGGAACGCATTACGCTGTATTTTTCCGTTGTTTCATACACTTTGCCGCGCTTGCGCATACCGGCGGTATCAATAAGGACATAACGCTGCCCGTCCCGTTCAAAAGGCGTATCAATCGCATCGCGTGTTGTGCCTGCCACATCGCTGACGATAACGCGGTCTTCACCTAGCAGGGCATTCACGAGCGACGATTTGCCGACATTCGGCCGGCCAATCAAAGCAACTTTAATAATATCCTCGTCGTATTCTTCATCATCCAGCTCCGGCAGCTTCTCCACTGCAGCATCCAGCAGATCGCCAATACCGGTACCATGAGAGCCGGAGATCGCAATCGGCTGTCCAAATCCTAATCCGTAAAATTCATAAACATCATCCATACGGTTCATGTTGTCGACTTTGTTTACTGCAACAACTACCGGTTTGTGTGATCGGAACAACATTTGAGCCACTTCATCATCAGCATGCGTAAGCCCGGCTTTCGCATCGACCATAAAAATAATGACGTCCGCTTCTTCGATAGCGAGCTCCGCCTGTGCGCGAACCAGCCTCAAAATATGGTCTTCGCCATCAATTTCAATACCGCCTGTGTCAATAATACTGAATGATCTGCCGTTCCATTCACCGATTCCGTATATCCGGTCACGGGTAACGCCCGGTTTATCCTCTACAATCGCGAGCCGGTCGCCAATGACCCGATTGAAAATAGTGGACTTCCCTACGTTCGGACGCCCGACGATAGCAATAACGGGTCTAGCCATAAATTTCCATTCACTCCTTCAAAAATACTCATGACTATCATCATAACAAAAAAGCGCTCGCTTGGCTAATATTATCAAACATTGTTTGCAGCCGCCAGACTAAGCTTCATCTGCATCCCCGCCGGCCTCGCCGCTTGTTTTCCAAGACAAATAAGGAAGTTTCCGGACAGCTTTCTTCAGCCAGCCCAAAACAGCCGTCACCGTTCGGGCTGCAGCCAGTGAAATTAATAATCCGTCCCACCAGGCCAGCGAGCCGATGGATGCTGTATAACCTAACGTGCTTAATGCCGCCCCTGTTATTTCCGACCAAATGGCGCTCCAGACAAGCAAAGCAAACTGATGCGCAAGCTTGCTTACAAAAGCCGAGGCAAGCAAACCGCCAAGAAGAGGCGCATCCCATACCGGGTGCACCCAATAAAAAACCGGATCAGCATAATAAATTTGCTTGACCGAACCCCATATAATACCGACAATAAATGCGCAAAGCATCAAATATCCGGTTTGCGTAACAGGCTTCTCGCTTCTGAATACCGCTGATGATAGCAGCAGCAGCGCAAACACGCCCCCATAATATTCGATGTGGATATGCCCGAGCATAAATGTCCCATACACAAGCTGAAGCAGACCGCATCCGACTCCAGCAGCCGCTGCCGCCCGACCCGAAACGCCTGGAAAAAAAACAGTGCCCCACCCTGTACTGAGCAATATACCCGCCGCAATTAGTATTAGCAGTGAAATAAACCCGGGATTCATTGGACGCATCACCTCATTCCTGCCTATTATGCGCCAAAAAAAAGAGGCTATTCCAAGATCCATAGAATCGAGGAACAGCCTCCGGACAGCCTGCGGCGGTAAGCTGCAGCTGCTATGAAATTATTTCAGCTTGCTCAATTTGTCGCCGAAACGTTCCGCCAGCGTAAAGCTCATGCTTTGATTGCTCAAGCTTACGTTAGGGTTGTTGATTTCTTCTTGCTTAGGTGCGCGCTCACGCTGCGGTTTTTCCGCTTTTGGAGCTTGCTCAGGAGCTTCTTCCGTTTCTTTGATGCTGAGGCTTACGCGTTTCTCAGCCGGGTTGAAGTCCAAAATTTTCGCTTTCACTTCTTGGCCTTCTTTCAATACTTCGAAAGGAGTTGCGATGTGACGGTGAGCGATTTGAGAAATATGAAC encodes the following:
- the der gene encoding ribosome biogenesis GTPase Der; this translates as MARPVIAIVGRPNVGKSTIFNRVIGDRLAIVEDKPGVTRDRIYGIGEWNGRSFSIIDTGGIEIDGEDHILRLVRAQAELAIEEADVIIFMVDAKAGLTHADDEVAQMLFRSHKPVVVAVNKVDNMNRMDDVYEFYGLGFGQPIAISGSHGTGIGDLLDAAVEKLPELDDEEYDEDIIKVALIGRPNVGKSSLVNALLGEDRVIVSDVAGTTRDAIDTPFERDGQRYVLIDTAGMRKRGKVYETTEKYSVMRSLKAIERADVVLVLINGEEGIIEQDKHIAGYAHEAGKASIFVVNKWDVVEKDDKTMQRFEQTIRDHFLFMSYAPVVFLSALTKSRLHKLLPVVNHVSEQHSLRIQTHLLNDVVSDAVAINPPPTDKGKRLRINYVTQVATKPPTMVIFVNDPEIMHFSYERYLENKIRAAFDFEGTPIRLFTRRKSDED
- a CDS encoding YphA family membrane protein; its protein translation is MNPGFISLLILIAAGILLSTGWGTVFFPGVSGRAAAAAGVGCGLLQLVYGTFMLGHIHIEYYGGVFALLLLSSAVFRSEKPVTQTGYLMLCAFIVGIIWGSVKQIYYADPVFYWVHPVWDAPLLGGLLASAFVSKLAHQFALLVWSAIWSEITGAALSTLGYTASIGSLAWWDGLLISLAAARTVTAVLGWLKKAVRKLPYLSWKTSGEAGGDADEA